The genomic segment CGGCGATCCCACCCAGCAGGCGGCCGTCGACCATGGCGACAGCATGGCGGCCAGCTGCCAGGATGGCGGCATGGGCCTGCGCACCCCGCTCGCCGCAGCCGCCGCCGGGGCGACCGTCGCCTGGTGCGGACCGGCCCTGGCCCCGCTCGTGCCGCCGCTGGCGGCGGCCCTGGGGCTGCCGCGCCGCGTCGCGCCCGCCGGCGCCGTGGCCCTGACCTTCGACGACGGCCCGCACCCCCGCGGCACCCCGGCGGTGCTCGAGGTGCTGCGCGAGCACCGTGCCGTGGCGACGTTCTTCCTGGTCGGCGAGCAGGTGCGCCGCACCGGCGGCCTGCGGGACGAGCTGCTCGCCGCCGGCCACGCCGTGGCGATCCACGGTGACCGCCACCGCACGCTGCTGCGCCTGCCTCCGCGGGCCGTCGTCGACGACCTCGCCCGGGCGGCCGACACGATCGGCCCGGCCGCCCTTCCCGTGCACCGTGCCCCCTACGGCATCTACTCGCCCGTGGCGGTCCGGGCGGTGCGGGCGCGGGGCTGGGAGCCCCTGTTGTGGTCGCGCTGGGGCCACGACTGGCGGGCGCGGGCCACCGCGGCCGGCGTGGCCGCCGAGGTCACGCGCGACCTGGGCGACGGAGACGTGCTGCTGCTGCACGACGCCGACGACTACAGCGCCGCGGGCTCGTGGCGGACGACCGCCGCGGCGCTCCCGCATGTGCTGGAGGCCATCGCCGCCGCCGGCCTGCGCACGGCGCCCGTCAGCGCGGCGGGTCTTCGCTGAGCTCGGGCCGGTAGTACAGCGGGGCGCACGAGTGCGACACGGCGACCCAGTCGGTGTTGGGCAGGTCCTCGTGACGCCCCAGCAGCCGGTGGCAGGGCTGGTCGTAGACGCGCCCCGTCGAGCGCTCCAGCGGCGCGAAGACGATGTACTTGTACAGGCCGGACACCATGCCGTCCGGCAGCCGCAGGCGCGACGGGTGCACCGGGTCGAGCTCGGCGCGCGCCACGGCGTTCTTGCGGGCCACGATCTCGTCCAGGCGCTCGGCCTGCACGACGCCGATCGCCGCGGTGAACTCGCTCATGCGGAAGTTCAGCCCCTGCACGCGGTGGTCGGGCTTGCCGTAGTTGCGGAAGGCCGTGGCGAACTCCAGCAGCTCGGGACGGCGGGAGACGAGCATGCCGCCCTCGCCCGTGGAGACCGTCTTGGTGGCGTAGAACGAGTAGACCCCGGCGTCGCCCCAGGTGCCCGGCGCGCGGCCGTGCAGGCTCGCGCCGTGGGCGTGGGCGCAGTCCTCGATCAGGAACACCCCGGAGGCCCGGCACAGCGCGGCGATCGCCTCGACCTCGAAGGCGATGTGGCCGCCGATGTGCACGAGGAACGCGGCCTTGGGCCGGTGGTGGGCGATCGCGCGCTCGTACTCGGCCAGCGTGCCGCACAGGTCGTCGCGCCCGCAGTCGACGAAGCGGACGTCGGCCCCCAGGTGCAGCGCCGCCAGCGGCGTGGCCATGAACGTGTTCGACGGGCACAGCACGACGTCGCCGGGCCCGACGCCGGCGAACTCCAGCGCGGCCAGCGCGCCACCCGACCAGCTGCCGAACGCCACCGCGCCCGCGTCGTGGCGGCCACCCCACAGGTCCTCGAAGCGGCGCACCATGGCGCCCTCGGACCACTGCTGGGAGTCCAGGACGCCGTCCCACAGCTCGTGCAGGCGCGCGCGGTCGCGCTCGTCGAAGCCGATGGCGAAGCGCGTGTGGTCGGCGGTCGTGGCGGGATCGGAAGCCATGGGTGGCGCGGAGCATAGGCCCCGCGGGCTAGGGTCGCGTCACGTGCGCGTCCTCATCTTCAGCTCCGACATCGGCGAGGGCCACGAGCTGCCGGCGCGGGTCGTGTGCGACGGGATCCTCGCGCGCCGCCCCGACGCCGAGGTCCTTGTCCTCGACACGATGCGCGCCGCGGGGCCCGTCGCGACGCTCGTGGTTCGCCGCGGCGCCGAGGTCGTGCTCGGCCGCTTGGGCTGGCTCTTCGACCTGCAGTACTGGCTCATCGCTCGCTTCGCCCCGACGCGCGCGCTCATGCGCCGCCTGTGCGCGCTCATCGCGCTGCCGGGGCTCCTGCGCACCGTCGCCGCCTTCGCACCCGACGTGATCGTCTGCACCTACCCGGGCGCCAACGAGCTGCTGAGCGACGCCCGCCGCCGCGGGCGGCTGGCGGTGCCCGTCGTCTCGGCGATCACCGACCTCGCCGCACTGCAGTACTGGGCGCACGCCGGGTGCGACCTGCACCTCGTCGTCCACCCCGAGTCCGCGGCCGAGATCCGGGCGATCGCCGGGGCCGCGGCGCGCGTGGTCGCCGTTCGCGGACTGACGTCGCCGGGCTTCGAGGCGCCCGTGGACCCCGCCGGCGCCCGGGCCGCGCTGGGGCTGGACGGCGGCGCCCCGGTGGTGCTCGTCTCCGGCGGCGGGTGGGGCATCGGCGACCTGGAGGGCGCCGTGCGGGCGGCGCTCGCCGCCG from the Baekduia soli genome contains:
- a CDS encoding MGDG synthase family glycosyltransferase codes for the protein MRVLIFSSDIGEGHELPARVVCDGILARRPDAEVLVLDTMRAAGPVATLVVRRGAEVVLGRLGWLFDLQYWLIARFAPTRALMRRLCALIALPGLLRTVAAFAPDVIVCTYPGANELLSDARRRGRLAVPVVSAITDLAALQYWAHAGCDLHLVVHPESAAEIRAIAGAAARVVAVRGLTSPGFEAPVDPAGARAALGLDGGAPVVLVSGGGWGIGDLEGAVRAALAADPAAQVVALCGHNAPARTALQAAFAREPRVRVSGFTDRMDRHLAAADVLVHSTAGLTALEAMVCGARVISYGWGRGHVRLNNEAYARFGLADVVEGPAGLSAAIARALLRPRSPDVGYARRPAAADEILDLAGA
- a CDS encoding DegT/DnrJ/EryC1/StrS family aminotransferase, with product MASDPATTADHTRFAIGFDERDRARLHELWDGVLDSQQWSEGAMVRRFEDLWGGRHDAGAVAFGSWSGGALAALEFAGVGPGDVVLCPSNTFMATPLAALHLGADVRFVDCGRDDLCGTLAEYERAIAHHRPKAAFLVHIGGHIAFEVEAIAALCRASGVFLIEDCAHAHGASLHGRAPGTWGDAGVYSFYATKTVSTGEGGMLVSRRPELLEFATAFRNYGKPDHRVQGLNFRMSEFTAAIGVVQAERLDEIVARKNAVARAELDPVHPSRLRLPDGMVSGLYKYIVFAPLERSTGRVYDQPCHRLLGRHEDLPNTDWVAVSHSCAPLYYRPELSEDPPR
- a CDS encoding polysaccharide deacetylase family protein encodes the protein MGLRTPLAAAAAGATVAWCGPALAPLVPPLAAALGLPRRVAPAGAVALTFDDGPHPRGTPAVLEVLREHRAVATFFLVGEQVRRTGGLRDELLAAGHAVAIHGDRHRTLLRLPPRAVVDDLARAADTIGPAALPVHRAPYGIYSPVAVRAVRARGWEPLLWSRWGHDWRARATAAGVAAEVTRDLGDGDVLLLHDADDYSAAGSWRTTAAALPHVLEAIAAAGLRTAPVSAAGLR